One genomic region from Candidatus Poribacteria bacterium encodes:
- a CDS encoding phytanoyl-CoA dioxygenase family protein, with the protein MKVLTNSQIHDFNENGYLLIENALAPDDLNPLIAEFEEIVDAGASELYAEGEIDSEFKAEGFDTRLAKITAQSPIVFQKVFSGAHTGPALFDLLINPKLLDIAESLVGPEIMCHPAYRVRPKLPEHDRTLVPWHQDAGYMEPKCDSVLQLTIWIPLIDATVENGCLEVIPHAHRDGVFRHRHSERFYLEIPDDALPEVDPVVVPVKFGSILLLTNLTPHRSIPNVSNQVRWSVDSRYQDASKPTGYQPEAGFLARSRLHPKDVVATPEEFKRVRNEHQPGPGPNRWAKKEMNDA; encoded by the coding sequence ATGAAAGTATTGACTAATTCGCAAATCCACGATTTTAATGAAAACGGCTATTTGTTAATTGAGAATGCGCTTGCACCGGACGACCTGAACCCACTTATCGCGGAGTTTGAGGAAATTGTAGACGCTGGCGCATCAGAACTCTACGCGGAAGGCGAAATTGACTCCGAATTCAAAGCGGAGGGATTTGACACCCGTTTGGCAAAAATTACGGCGCAGTCCCCAATCGTGTTCCAGAAGGTGTTCAGTGGGGCACATACGGGACCGGCACTCTTCGACCTGCTGATTAATCCGAAGCTGCTTGACATTGCCGAGTCGCTCGTTGGACCGGAGATTATGTGTCACCCCGCCTATCGGGTGCGTCCGAAGCTTCCCGAGCACGACCGAACTCTCGTTCCATGGCATCAGGACGCTGGCTATATGGAGCCTAAATGTGATTCTGTCTTGCAACTCACGATCTGGATTCCACTGATAGATGCTACCGTTGAGAACGGATGTTTGGAAGTCATCCCCCATGCCCATCGGGATGGTGTGTTCCGACATCGGCATTCTGAACGTTTTTATCTTGAAATACCGGATGATGCATTACCCGAAGTCGATCCGGTTGTGGTTCCTGTCAAGTTTGGCAGCATTCTTCTACTTACCAATTTGACCCCGCACCGCTCTATCCCGAACGTCAGCAATCAAGTCAGGTGGAGTGTTGATTCCCGCTATCAAGACGCGTCAAAACCGACCGGCTATCAACCCGAGGCAGGCTTTCTCGCTCGGAGTCGGTTGCACCCTAAAGATGTTGTTGCCACGCCTGAGGAATTTAAACGCGTTCGTAATGAACATCAACCCGGTCCTGGTCCAAATCGATGGGCAAAGAAGGAGATGAATGATGCGTAA
- a CDS encoding VOC family protein yields the protein MLNLSHPTIDIAITCSDFAASLDFYHNKLGLEIVLELEIPDDLARGVGLAPTGFRQVRLKAGNTLIKLMDIESPPPTPADEFAAGVRWLTFFVDDIQGTVEALKQNGVEFLSDPISAPDAVGVACAKDPDGILVELVQI from the coding sequence GTGCTAAACTTATCGCATCCCACTATTGACATCGCTATTACCTGTAGCGACTTTGCCGCCTCCCTGGATTTTTATCACAACAAGTTGGGACTTGAGATCGTGCTGGAGTTGGAGATTCCAGATGACCTTGCCCGCGGTGTAGGACTTGCACCGACAGGCTTTCGCCAGGTCCGACTTAAAGCCGGTAACACACTTATCAAACTCATGGATATTGAATCGCCACCGCCGACACCAGCGGACGAATTCGCAGCAGGTGTTCGCTGGCTTACCTTTTTTGTAGACGATATTCAGGGAACCGTCGAAGCCTTAAAACAGAACGGTGTTGAATTTCTGTCTGACCCTATAAGCGCACCAGACGCAGTGGGCGTGGCGTGCGCGAAAGATCCAGATGGCATTCTGGTTGAACTCGTCCAGATATGA
- a CDS encoding MBL fold metallo-hydrolase, with protein MQTRFSQLSHHLYVHHGHVNTGILRDGDRALLIEPSGTALQATLAELGIIDIEQILFTHYHRDSTAGFPIPDNVRVGVPAKGASWFSEVETFWDDPQYRWHLYNYHPHNLMLANSISVVDEYMEGMQFGWGPASLTVLETPGHTDGSVTYLIDVDGERFAFSGDLIYDEGQLWELYSLQKGQQTSDYHGFLGARDELTESLEKIRQTSPTALVPTHGVVMKNPDGAIDSLLQQLAHCYDKYVAISALRHYFPILFAEFEGHAGHMPIREGKPPPEFLRHFGTTWMIISENNEAFVMDCGSPNVIKQIQQLQADGEISEVTQFWVTHYHDDHVDAIPEFQTTFPCETITDSVVARVITNPIGFRLPCISPSVTRVDRITRDGDSWQWNEFTMTAYHFPGQTYYHGGLLVEGRGIRMFFSGDSFTMAGIDDYCSGNRNLLGKDVGYEKCLRLIQELKPTHIFNCHVNPAFEFTDAEMQCMLDTLAEREKCYTELFPWDHANYGIDEHWVRCYPYEQEVVLGETAQLRVEITNHSSEPRTAIVQPILPSAWDIGISPAETTISARSDGHIDFSVPIPRHRDTSGKRIVVPVDITYDERPLGQFREAIFVLTGSDTPSR; from the coding sequence ATGCAGACCCGCTTTTCTCAACTCAGCCATCACCTTTACGTTCATCATGGGCATGTCAATACAGGTATCCTCCGTGATGGTGACCGTGCACTTCTTATTGAGCCGAGTGGAACTGCCCTCCAAGCCACACTCGCGGAACTCGGGATCATTGACATCGAGCAGATTCTGTTCACACATTATCACCGCGATAGCACAGCGGGATTTCCAATACCTGATAATGTTCGCGTCGGGGTTCCAGCGAAAGGGGCATCGTGGTTTAGCGAGGTCGAAACTTTTTGGGACGATCCACAATATCGGTGGCACCTCTACAATTACCATCCCCACAATCTCATGCTGGCCAACTCTATCTCGGTGGTCGATGAATATATGGAAGGTATGCAGTTTGGATGGGGACCGGCATCGCTGACGGTTCTTGAAACGCCAGGACATACCGATGGAAGTGTCACCTATCTTATTGATGTTGATGGAGAACGATTCGCTTTCTCTGGCGATCTCATTTATGATGAGGGTCAATTGTGGGAACTCTACAGTTTACAAAAAGGACAGCAGACAAGCGACTATCATGGTTTTCTCGGTGCACGCGACGAACTCACTGAGAGTCTTGAGAAAATCCGCCAGACATCACCAACGGCACTCGTTCCTACGCATGGTGTTGTTATGAAAAACCCAGATGGGGCAATCGATTCACTCCTACAGCAGTTAGCACACTGTTACGATAAATACGTCGCAATCTCCGCCCTCCGGCACTACTTTCCGATACTCTTTGCTGAATTTGAGGGACACGCTGGGCACATGCCTATCCGAGAGGGCAAGCCACCACCCGAATTCTTACGCCATTTCGGCACAACGTGGATGATAATCTCCGAAAACAATGAAGCGTTCGTGATGGATTGCGGTTCACCGAATGTTATCAAACAGATCCAACAATTACAAGCAGACGGCGAAATTTCGGAGGTTACCCAGTTTTGGGTGACACACTACCACGATGACCATGTTGATGCCATCCCCGAATTTCAGACAACTTTCCCTTGTGAAACGATAACGGATTCGGTTGTCGCACGAGTTATTACGAACCCAATCGGTTTCAGGCTTCCCTGTATTTCGCCTTCGGTTACCCGAGTCGATCGCATTACCCGTGATGGAGATTCTTGGCAATGGAATGAGTTCACAATGACGGCATACCATTTTCCGGGACAAACCTATTACCATGGTGGACTGCTCGTTGAGGGACGCGGCATCCGGATGTTCTTCTCAGGGGACTCCTTCACGATGGCAGGAATCGATGACTATTGTTCTGGGAATCGGAATTTGCTCGGCAAAGATGTTGGTTATGAAAAATGTCTGCGGCTTATTCAGGAACTTAAACCGACGCACATCTTTAACTGCCATGTCAATCCAGCCTTTGAGTTTACTGATGCCGAGATGCAGTGTATGTTGGACACACTCGCGGAACGGGAAAAATGCTATACTGAACTCTTTCCTTGGGACCATGCGAACTACGGCATCGACGAACATTGGGTCCGCTGTTATCCTTATGAACAGGAGGTCGTGCTTGGTGAAACGGCACAGTTACGCGTGGAGATAACGAATCATTCATCTGAACCACGCACAGCAATTGTCCAGCCGATCCTTCCAAGTGCTTGGGATATAGGAATTTCCCCTGCAGAAACAACGATTTCAGCGAGATCAGACGGTCACATCGATTTTTCTGTTCCAATTCCGAGGCACCGCGACACTTCAGGAAAGAGAATTGTTGTTCCTGTAGACATTACCTATGATGAGCGTCCACTCGGTCAATTTCGAGAAGCAATCTTCGTTCTGACAGGCAGTGACACGCCATCACGATGA
- a CDS encoding sulfatase, producing MSWNIVVVVSDTLRTAYLSPYGNDWVQTPNLARFAEQSVRFTNAHPECLPTIPTRRTLHTGRRAYPFSTYTPVPWDNVYTPGWQPMSSDEPAIAESLVQNGYHTGFFADVPHYFVPGMNFTRGFRQWEFVRGQAEDRYRGGAHADPSLISRYRGNPERIRAHVVNVQPERPEEMWHAARLFRSAIEFVEHNHQNTPFYLYVDSFTPHETWEAPIHYYDLYGKREDREPICLNLPYGSLNDAELEERLPSVKANYAGLVTLVDTWFGRLVDTIDRLGLRENTLIVFLADHGTNFAENPDKATGKPANFMYPGTMDIPMMVSHPSGANAGTTCDEFVYTLDVPATVMAASQVEPAGEIQGQSLLPLVEGKNDWTSREYLTCRYVNSVWYKDARSWYFSSVDFKDDIRLFDLEADVACQHNIADQGADRIARAQERILADAGGHLPHYKRQGRTDALGRPQFAEA from the coding sequence ATGAGTTGGAACATAGTCGTCGTTGTTTCAGATACACTGCGAACCGCATATCTCAGTCCTTATGGCAACGATTGGGTTCAGACCCCGAATTTAGCACGGTTTGCCGAACAGAGTGTCAGATTTACGAACGCTCATCCCGAATGCTTGCCGACAATCCCGACGCGCCGGACCTTACACACCGGTCGACGTGCTTATCCATTCAGCACCTATACCCCCGTGCCGTGGGACAACGTTTATACGCCCGGTTGGCAACCCATGTCTTCCGATGAACCCGCGATCGCTGAATCGCTTGTCCAAAATGGGTATCATACCGGTTTCTTTGCCGATGTGCCCCACTATTTCGTGCCGGGTATGAATTTCACACGTGGATTCCGACAATGGGAGTTCGTCAGAGGTCAAGCCGAAGATAGGTACCGCGGTGGTGCGCACGCCGATCCTTCACTGATTTCCCGTTATCGAGGAAACCCCGAACGTATCCGTGCCCATGTTGTGAACGTCCAGCCTGAACGCCCAGAGGAGATGTGGCACGCCGCAAGGTTATTCCGCTCCGCAATTGAATTCGTTGAGCACAATCATCAGAATACGCCGTTTTATCTCTATGTAGATAGCTTCACGCCGCACGAAACATGGGAAGCACCCATTCACTATTATGACCTCTACGGTAAGCGCGAAGACCGCGAACCTATCTGTCTCAACCTGCCCTACGGTTCACTCAACGATGCGGAACTTGAAGAACGGTTGCCGAGTGTTAAAGCCAACTACGCGGGCTTGGTAACGCTTGTAGATACCTGGTTTGGCAGGTTGGTAGATACCATTGATCGGCTCGGATTGCGTGAGAACACACTTATTGTTTTCCTCGCAGACCACGGCACGAACTTCGCAGAAAATCCGGACAAAGCCACCGGAAAACCGGCGAACTTTATGTACCCGGGCACGATGGACATTCCGATGATGGTGAGCCACCCGTCTGGCGCGAATGCTGGCACAACGTGCGATGAATTCGTCTATACCCTTGATGTTCCTGCTACCGTTATGGCAGCCAGCCAGGTCGAACCCGCTGGCGAGATTCAAGGACAGAGCTTGCTACCGCTCGTTGAAGGAAAAAACGATTGGACGTCGCGTGAATACCTCACCTGCCGCTATGTCAACTCCGTTTGGTATAAAGATGCAAGAAGTTGGTATTTCTCCAGTGTCGATTTTAAGGATGATATACGGCTGTTTGATCTTGAAGCGGATGTCGCCTGCCAGCACAATATCGCTGATCAGGGTGCCGATCGGATTGCCCGCGCACAAGAACGGATCTTGGCAGACGCAGGTGGGCATCTCCCGCACTACAAACGCCAAGGCAGAACGGATGCCCTCGGTAGACCACAGTTCGCGGAGGCGTAG
- a CDS encoding Dabb family protein → MVEHIVLLKLKSDVTTAHLETLSDALFGMADEIPGIESITAGTNNSPESKSQGYAYGFIVRFTDEAARDAYLPHPFHRQIASEHIRPLVEDVLVFDYSAPTNS, encoded by the coding sequence ATGGTTGAACACATCGTCCTACTAAAATTAAAATCCGATGTTACCACAGCGCATCTGGAAACTTTATCCGATGCATTATTCGGAATGGCTGATGAAATTCCCGGCATTGAATCCATAACTGCTGGCACGAACAACAGTCCTGAGAGCAAAAGTCAGGGGTATGCATACGGTTTTATCGTCCGTTTTACAGACGAAGCGGCACGCGACGCATATCTGCCACACCCTTTTCATCGTCAAATCGCGAGTGAACACATCCGTCCACTTGTTGAGGATGTGCTTGTTTTCGATTATTCCGCACCTACCAATAGCTAA
- a CDS encoding DUF362 domain-containing protein, translated as MKPYDTVIEDIIADSQEEAQHRDALDRRQFLTRLATGVGGIGGALSALPAFAQLSSGQLQPDTTTTTPLTPVVEAVSENVWDGDRLDEDAVSELIDQAMMKFTGRASAKEAWRDIVLPDDIVGIKINPLGGPELSTHPIIVDKIVEGVYGAGVLKKQIIIWDRFENHLLNAGYPIKQEEGEVQTFASDTEGIGYDDEIFYESGKDSVNRRENESTRSRYSRIVTQHVDVLINVPVLKHHEMAGISGCLKNLAFGSVDNTRRFHGKPIYCNPAIAEILEHKVLKDKLVLNIVDGLVASFDRGPTYHAESAWKYGSLFVGADPVILDVLVLQTVNQKREELELGSVSKLANHINTASVLGLGTNTLDQADLRRVEI; from the coding sequence ATGAAACCTTACGACACCGTTATAGAAGATATTATTGCCGACAGTCAAGAAGAAGCGCAGCACCGAGATGCGCTTGACCGACGACAATTCTTAACCCGACTTGCTACGGGTGTTGGCGGAATCGGCGGCGCACTAAGTGCTCTTCCGGCGTTCGCACAGTTAAGTAGTGGGCAATTACAGCCCGATACCACAACAACAACTCCCCTTACGCCTGTCGTTGAGGCGGTCAGTGAAAACGTCTGGGATGGCGATCGACTCGATGAAGATGCTGTTAGTGAGCTGATTGATCAGGCGATGATGAAGTTCACTGGACGTGCCTCCGCGAAAGAGGCGTGGCGAGATATTGTCTTACCCGACGACATCGTCGGCATAAAAATCAATCCACTTGGCGGCCCTGAACTCAGCACACATCCGATAATTGTTGATAAGATTGTTGAGGGAGTATACGGTGCCGGGGTCCTCAAAAAACAAATTATTATCTGGGACCGGTTTGAAAACCATCTCTTGAATGCTGGGTACCCCATCAAGCAAGAGGAAGGCGAAGTGCAGACTTTTGCCTCTGACACAGAAGGTATCGGGTATGATGATGAGATATTTTACGAAAGCGGAAAAGACAGTGTTAACCGCCGAGAAAACGAAAGTACTCGTTCCCGGTATTCCCGAATCGTTACGCAGCATGTTGATGTGTTGATTAATGTTCCTGTTTTGAAACACCATGAAATGGCGGGTATCAGTGGGTGTTTGAAGAACCTCGCGTTTGGTAGTGTGGATAACACACGCCGATTTCATGGAAAACCGATCTATTGCAATCCGGCTATCGCCGAGATTTTGGAACATAAGGTCCTGAAAGATAAACTTGTCCTCAATATCGTTGATGGGTTGGTTGCATCGTTCGACCGAGGACCTACATATCACGCCGAAAGCGCGTGGAAATATGGCAGTCTCTTCGTCGGGGCAGATCCGGTTATTCTTGATGTCCTTGTCCTTCAGACGGTCAACCAGAAGCGCGAGGAGTTGGAATTGGGTTCTGTATCTAAGTTAGCAAACCATATCAACACGGCGAGTGTGCTCGGTTTAGGCACGAATACACTTGACCAAGCCGACCTCCGGAGAGTTGAGATTTAA
- a CDS encoding peroxiredoxin family protein produces MQKNYAKIRAAGAELVAISSDNEGDTKKTVQGSGLEFPVLADKDREAIKAYNVLDPGNDRIARPASYVLRKDGTVAWKSIDGVAVRVPTAQILTELGKL; encoded by the coding sequence TTGCAAAAAAACTATGCTAAAATTCGGGCAGCAGGTGCGGAACTTGTCGCTATCAGCTCCGATAATGAAGGCGATACCAAAAAGACAGTCCAGGGTAGTGGACTTGAATTCCCTGTACTCGCTGATAAGGACAGAGAGGCAATCAAGGCTTACAACGTCTTGGATCCTGGTAACGACAGGATAGCACGTCCTGCATCCTATGTTCTGCGTAAGGATGGAACAGTCGCTTGGAAATCCATTGACGGGGTAGCCGTCCGTGTTCCGACAGCACAGATTCTCACGGAATTAGGTAAACTCTGA